The DNA sequence AGAGTTGATCCGTTCCTTCCGTAAGGTGACAGGAGACAGATACGCAGATGTTATGGTAGATCTTACATGGAATACCACAGGGGTTGCAAAGCTTACGGAGTATATGAAGACTGCACCGGATCGCAGAGAGAATTTTGTAGACTATGTATCTGCTGTGACCGGGTTTATTTCAGAAGATGAAGAAGTGAATGCATTATCACATGATCAGGTGGCATATGGTCAGGGCAGCTTCATAGAGAAGATGCCGGGCGGCTATGAAGACAAATATGCGGATCTTCGTACATTTTATGGCTTGAATATGTTCCTCCCAGGTAAAAAACTGATGTTTATGGGACAGGAGCTTGGAATGTTTGGCGGCTTTGATGGCTATCATGTTATTGACTGGAGTGTTCTGGAGTTTGAAGCAAATAAATATCTTCAGAAGTATGTAAAGGATCTGAATGCCTTATATCTTACAGAGCCGGCATTTTATGAAGCGGACAAGCTTCCGTTTGTATTTGCGGGAGAACAGGAGCCGCATACTGTATGCTTCACAAGAACAGACAGCAGGGGTTCTGCCTGTTATGTAGTTGCTAACTTTGGAACCTCAGATCAGAAGAACTATGTATTACAGACAGGAGCTCCGGGAACTTATAAAGAGATATTCTCCAGTGATGCTGCAAAGTATGGTGGAGAGGGAAATAACAACAAACAGCAGAAGGTGACGAAGGATGGTGATATCGAGATCGTTCTTCCGGCACTTTCAATCACAGTATTGAAGAAGGTGAAATGATTAAGTGATAGGTATAGCATTGACAGAGAATCTGGCAGATACGACTGAGTCAGCATCAGAAGCGGCATCGGAGATCGTACAGGATGCAGAACAAAAAGCGGGATTGCTCAGACAGTATATGACAGATCTGCTTGACTGGTGCATGTCAAAGGTTGGTAGTCTGGTAGTGGCAGTCATTTTTATGGTGATCGGATTTCGGGTTGTGAAATGGATCATCAAGCTGATAAAGAGAACCTTTGAGCGTTCCAATATGGATGTCAGCGTTGCCGGATTTTTACTGTCTGCCATCCGTATTCTGATGAACTTTATAATATTGATAACAGCGGCATCCATTGTCGGTTTTCAGGTTACTTCATTTGTTACATTGCTTGGAACGGCGGGTGTGACGATCGGTCTTGCGCTGCAGGGCAGCCTGTCCAATCTTGCCGGTGGTGTGTTGATCCTGATATTGAAACCATTTCATGTAGGCGACTATATCATCGAGAATAATACCAAATGTGAAGGTGAGGTTGTATCGATCGATATATTCTATACAAAGCTTAAGACGATCGATAATCGTTCCGTAGTCATACCAAATGGAAGTATATCGAATACATCACTTGTGAATGTCACTTTACATGATAAGAGGCGGGCAGAGATCAAGATAGGAGTCGGTTACGATGAAGATCTGGACAAGGTAAAGCGTGTGGTACTGGATGCGGTAAAGACAGTTCCGGGATATCTGGCGGACGAAGCTGTGGATTTCTTCATTGATGAATTTGCCGACAGCAGCATTATGATATGTGTTCGATTCTATGCGAAGATCGACCGGTACTGGGATTCCGTCTGGGCAGCCAGATGGAATATCAAAAAAGCATTTGATGAAAATGATATCGTTATTCCATACAATAAACTGGATGTCAACCTCGATTCTTGCAAAAAAACAGATAATCGAGTATAATAATCGGTTGTGATATGAAAACTAGATAATTGTGTGATATTTTATCTTATTCGTGTTTAATGACTTACCAATACAGAGGCATTTGAGGTCGCCGGTCGTCACATTTCGTACTTAGTGAGTGCTTGCACGAAATTAGTACGAAAGTGCACCCTTGTGGTGTAGATGGCGCATATAAGCGTCCTCTGATTGGTAATGTCTATTGAACGCGAATATAGTAAAATATCACACAATTATCCGTACATTTAATAGATTAGGAGTGATTTAGAAATGACAAAGATTGATATTATTTCCGGTTTCTTAGGTGCCGGAAAAACAACTCTGATCAAAAAGCTGATCGAAGAAGGCTTTAAGGGCGAGAAGCTTGTGTTGATTGAGAATGAATTTGGTGAGATCGGTATCGATGGCGGATTTTTAAAGGATGCAGGAGTACAGATCACTGAGATGAATTCCGGTTGTATCTGCTGCTCTTTAGTCGGGGATTTTGGTACAGCTTTAAAGAAGGTTATTACAGAATATGCACCGGACAGAATCATCATCGAGCCATCAGGTGTCGGTAAGCTTTCAGATGTCATCAAGGCTGTGAAAGATGTCGCAGAAGAAGTAGAAGTACAGCTTGACAGCTATACAACAGTTGCAGATGTATCGAAGTGTAAGATATACATGAAGAACTTTGGTGAATTCTTCAATAATCAGATCGAGAGTGCAAATACGATCGTATTGAGCAGGACACAGACAGCTTCTCAGGATAAGATCGAGAAGGCAGTTGCCATGATTCGCGAGCACAATGCAGAAGCTACGATCATCACAACTCCATGGGATGATATTGATGGTT is a window from the Lachnospiraceae bacterium GAM79 genome containing:
- a CDS encoding mechanosensitive ion channel family protein; this encodes MIGIALTENLADTTESASEAASEIVQDAEQKAGLLRQYMTDLLDWCMSKVGSLVVAVIFMVIGFRVVKWIIKLIKRTFERSNMDVSVAGFLLSAIRILMNFIILITAASIVGFQVTSFVTLLGTAGVTIGLALQGSLSNLAGGVLILILKPFHVGDYIIENNTKCEGEVVSIDIFYTKLKTIDNRSVVIPNGSISNTSLVNVTLHDKRRAEIKIGVGYDEDLDKVKRVVLDAVKTVPGYLADEAVDFFIDEFADSSIMICVRFYAKIDRYWDSVWAARWNIKKAFDENDIVIPYNKLDVNLDSCKKTDNRV